A segment of the Tissierella sp. genome:
GGTTTGGGGATATTAAAGGGTTTACCTTTGAGGAAGCTGCATTATTCTATGGTATAGTTCATATAGCTTTTTCTATTACAGAAGGATGGACAAGGGGATTTGATATTTTTCCTAGATTAGTTAGAACAGGAGATTTTGATAGAATACTTCTTAGACCAAGGACCACAGTATTACAAATATTAGGTCATGACTTTCAAATAATGCGAATAGGTAGGCTTGCTCAAGGACTAGTAGTACTAATATGGGCTATTGTAAAACTAAATATAGAATGGAACTTTGGAAAAAGTATACTATTAATAGGTTCAATTATCGGAGGAAACTTTCTATTCTCAGGTTTTATAGTAATTCAAGCAACTATATCATTTTGGTCAGTACAGAGCTTGGAAATAGTGAATTCCTTTACCTATGGTGGAGTACAGGCAGCACAATATCCAATATCTATTTACAAACCTTGGTTTAGAAAAATACTTATATATATAATACCACTAGCTACAGTTAATTATTTTCCTGCTATGAGTATATTGGGTAAAGTTGACTCATTAGGATATCCTTCATGGATGGGATGGGCTTCTCCCTTCTTCGGCCTTGGATTTTTCTTATTCTCCTTATCCCTATGGAAAATAGGAGTAAGACACTATACCTCAACAGGCAGCTAATAAGTTTAAAATTTGGTGCCAGGCACCAAATTTTAAACTTATTGTAGTTGAATAATATACCTTTTTACTGTAGAATTGTTTAGGGATACAAACATAATACTATATGAACTAGCTAAAGGAGACATCTATGAAAAATAATATAAACTTAACTCAGGGAAATATCTCTAGCACACTTACAAAACTTGCTTTGCCTATAATGGGTACATCT
Coding sequences within it:
- a CDS encoding ABC-2 family transporter protein → MDSIKLYLKYIKFSIESQLQYKASFIMMSIGHFLITFIEFLGIWVLFQRFGDIKGFTFEEAALFYGIVHIAFSITEGWTRGFDIFPRLVRTGDFDRILLRPRTTVLQILGHDFQIMRIGRLAQGLVVLIWAIVKLNIEWNFGKSILLIGSIIGGNFLFSGFIVIQATISFWSVQSLEIVNSFTYGGVQAAQYPISIYKPWFRKILIYIIPLATVNYFPAMSILGKVDSLGYPSWMGWASPFFGLGFFLFSLSLWKIGVRHYTSTGS